One Cucumis melo cultivar AY chromosome 8, USDA_Cmelo_AY_1.0, whole genome shotgun sequence genomic window, TTTATTGCTCTAAATATACACACAAACACATGCATTTTAACCCATTATAATTGTTTAGAAATTATTGGATGTATtagataaatttaaaaattttaaatttgtaactaataattatattatttgtaCGAAAAAATGTATGGTACAAATTGTTGGACGCATAAAttgatttaatatatattttttaaacttcaaaaatataaatattatacgATTTGAATATCatattttgattcaattaaatTTCGTAAACCACCACCGGATCGTATAGaaagtttataaaaaatttGCCCTAATTTTAGTTAAGTAAtcaattaaatgaaaattttaggGATGTATTTGTAACAAACGTGGAGGTTGTTTGTGAAATTTTCCTCCTAATGAAACCTATCTAAAACTAAAAGGTATTTTGTAACGtcagtatatatatatgacaaATAAAATCCCTAAAGAGGCTGAATCGTCGTCGACTCGATAGGGTCGGTTTCTAGGGCTTCCTCTTTTGCAGCGCACCATTCTTTCTCCCTTTCCCTTCGTCATCTGCTTCTAATTTCATTCTATTTTCTTCATCGTCTTCTTTTCGATTTTAATTTTCTGAATCAGATCCTTACTATCGGATCCACCTTAAAggattgagttttttttttctttttttttttttgttcagaTAAAACAAATCTTCGTTTGTAAGTAGATTATCTCCCCTTCATAACCGATCGTTTATTTGGTTATATGCTTTATAATCTGGAACATTATTGGTAATTTTGAAGCGAATCGATTTTGAGTTAGAGCGTCTTTGATCTGAGATTTAGAGATGAAGCGGTCGAGGAAATCAAAGGGTGTTTCGTGGGCTCGTGGAGTTAATCTTTGTCAGGTATAATCGTAATATCTTCTAATCGAAGTCTCGTTTCCTTAGAAAGtcattaaaattaatataacatCCAACGAATTTAACCTCTAATCGAACCACTTTTCTTATTGATCTAAATTGTATAATTTCGATTTAggtcatttaaattttttatagaaATACTCATCTTTTGGACAATGTTTTTCCAAAAACCGGAGCGATTAACAAGATTTTGCTGCTAATGAATTCGTTTTCTTGATAACAAAAAGTTGGAATTAATATCGCTCGTTGGGTGAATTAAGAAATAAGTTTGTTTGCTACCATCAATTGGGCAATAAATTATTGATACATTTGCTCACATTTACGGATTTCAATGAGCCGCAGTCCGATGGATCGATCTGAGTGACGATCTTGAATATCAGATCAATAAATTTATGGAAGCTTTGAAGATACGATCTCAATCTAAAATATGGTATGTTAAAGATTGAGGAAATAACAATCGGATTCAGATTATAGTTTCAAGTACGATACACGTGCCCAAAGCTTCTGGCGACAAAATATTAACAGAATAATCCTTTGTTCATCAAAACTGCAACTTTTGCTCATGATCAATAATCCCACAAAcaacaataattaataaataaacgaaaaaaaaacaacaacatgCAAATGGGTTTTTTTAGTTGCTTCAAGAAGAAGTAAAAGTGGAATCTTTTATGgaatccttttcttttttttctttgtaaaaACTCAACCATACGGAGGTGATATAGAAGAAGATCAaactttgttttcttcttcttttaatgATGTGGTTTCTTGGAGGATTTGGATGTTGGATAACTATTTCGATGAACCAATAAAGAAATCTTCTCTCAAAGCCCAGTATGGAAATATTAATGCCATTCATTTCCAGTATAGGAAATATTTTTGTTCCTCCTTAGAATGCATTTTTGAAGTGTTGTTATATAGTTTCTTCCATAGGAAACCAACCCTTTTCATTTCTATGTTCCTGAGGCTGAGACCATTTGATTTGTGATCAGACCATGTGGCTGCGCAGacacattttttgtttattgtCACTTTTTTCAGAAAATATTGTTTTGTCGTCGTTTGCTTTCTTTCCTAAAAATTGTAATGGCTACTTCTCAGATGCTAGATTGAATGCCCTACCTTTTACATTTTATGAACACACTCTGGTTCACCTATTGCCATTCTGAGAGTGACAATGGAACTTGCTTAAGTACGCCATTGACGAAGGCTTTGGTTTGAACGGAGGCAATGCCTTAACAGGGCGATGCAAGATATTGATTGGAGCTTAGAATGTTATACTTAATAATTAGATGTTGCAGATGCTGATATTACAGATATTAGGATTTCCCTCCTTTCCTTCTGGCTGTGTAACTTATGCAAATTGAAGTACATTGAAGTTTAAAATTAAGCTGAATATCTATGGTTTTGAATAGGTGAAGCTATTCTCATCAGAGGACTGTCCTTCAAAAGTTGGTCTGAAATCTCCAGATCAACTCCAAGCAAAAACTCCTTGGATGTTACATCCTTATACCACCGAGATTAACGATTGCCCTCCTGGATTTGAAGTTACTCCTTTGGGGAACCAATTAGCAGACCTGTCCTGCATCCCTTTGGTTAAGTGGAAGCGCCCTCTCAAGGTGAGAGGCTGAGAGCCCTATTTGATAATTTTGTTCAGTTCAATGTAGTAATCCACTCTACTATGTGATGTATGTTGCTTGCATCTTCTTCTGTTGTGCAATATTTTGAAAACCGCAATACTATTTTTCTCCGTACAGTTTGTTATGAATCCCAACTGGCGTGTGGGGGCAGGAGAGGAAAGTGAAGAGGTAGAATCTCAGAAGTTTAGAGAAATGAGATTGCTTGAAGCAGTTTATCCCCGAGCGTCTGCCATTCCTCCAGGGTAATTTCACTATTTTGTTTTTGACATCAACTTGGAAGGCTCGCTCATTATTTTGTTAACATTAACCTtatgcaatttttttcttttttgtgtgtGTATAGTGCGACTGTTTCTTCTGATATTCAAGATGAGCTTTACGATGATAGCCTCACTCCTCTTATCCCTATTATTCCTGTTGAAGAAGATGAGTGTGAAGATTTAGGTTCAGATTCGGCCATTGTAGGAAACTTCTCTACGAGCTCTCTGCCGATGGCTTCCCACTTTCATTTGGAACCTTCTGTAAGAACCGTTGAAACATCTGCAGTTGAAAAGCCTATCGAGAAGTTACCTGATGTTGGCGTGGATGTAGCCGTTGCTGCCTCTACTGCATATGCAGTATTAACGAAAAGCATGGAGCAGGGAAGCATGATTGACACGAATTTGCTTATTAAAATTTTCAGTGACCCGAAAATGATTCAGAATTTGTCCAATATTCACCCTCTATCTACAGCTGTCCCAGGGAATCCGCCACCCATCACCACTGGTGCACCAATATCTTTGTCAAAGCCAGTGAGTGAATCCAATAGAATACCAAGAGTGTCGAATGGATTCTCATCAACGGTCACTGCTGCGCTCCCTCAGACGAGTAGCATACCTACATCTGATGTAAATTTAGTTGTAGTTCCCGGCAACTTACCAGTTCAAGATCCCAACCGGATAAAAGTTACCGTACGAAATGCCGAGAACTATTCAAAATTAGGTACAATTCCCGTACAAGCAAACATGTCGCTGATAAGTTCAGTGAGAAAAGAAGCAGCTCAGCAAGTGAAGGACGTTAGCTACTATAAGAACTTAGTTAGAGAACATGGAGATCAAAGGGACTTTAAGAAACAGAAACTTGGACAACAAGATGGCAATATTTACAACCATCATAATCTGAATATGGCACATgagatgaaagaagaaaacTTGAAACCCAAGATTCAGAAACAATGCATTTACTTTAATGGCCCAAAAGGGTGTCGAAATGGCCTTAATTGCCAATTCAAACATGATATCATACTTAACAATCAAAACAAGAGAATGAAACTGTTTGGTGAAGTAACAAGGAGGAATTAATTTGGTTTATGATCAGGCAGGTAAACTGTCCtttttgaggaaaaaaaaagggggggaaaTCTTGTGTTAATTATTAGGAAATCAGGATGATtttcaacatgattcctaaggGGAAATTTTTGAGGTAAGCTGGGATAGGGAGTTCCTCCCTGTGTAATCCTTTAGCATGATTGTGAATTCCTTGCACACTATTCTATTTTGTAAATAGAGCCTGCTTTTTTTAGGCTGTTGGTgtcttttttcattcttttttatttttcgg contains:
- the LOC103485112 gene encoding zinc finger CCCH domain-containing protein 6-like, with protein sequence MKRSRKSKGVSWARGVNLCQVKLFSSEDCPSKVGLKSPDQLQAKTPWMLHPYTTEINDCPPGFEVTPLGNQLADLSCIPLVKWKRPLKFVMNPNWRVGAGEESEEVESQKFREMRLLEAVYPRASAIPPGATVSSDIQDELYDDSLTPLIPIIPVEEDECEDLGSDSAIVGNFSTSSLPMASHFHLEPSVRTVETSAVEKPIEKLPDVGVDVAVAASTAYAVLTKSMEQGSMIDTNLLIKIFSDPKMIQNLSNIHPLSTAVPGNPPPITTGAPISLSKPVSESNRIPRVSNGFSSTVTAALPQTSSIPTSDVNLVVVPGNLPVQDPNRIKVTVRNAENYSKLGTIPVQANMSLISSVRKEAAQQVKDVSYYKNLVREHGDQRDFKKQKLGQQDGNIYNHHNLNMAHEMKEENLKPKIQKQCIYFNGPKGCRNGLNCQFKHDIILNNQNKRMKLFGEVTRRN